Proteins from a genomic interval of Clostridium sp. 'deep sea':
- a CDS encoding late competence development ComFB family protein, which yields MVINYMELVVDKLLPKVLDDYDDICKCETCIDDMKAYALNHLKPMYYASEKGEVFMRLNQFLMQFNADVTRAITKAIDTVSSNPRHNEEEEI from the coding sequence GTGGTAATAAATTATATGGAGTTAGTAGTAGATAAGCTATTACCTAAAGTACTCGATGATTACGATGATATTTGTAAATGTGAAACATGTATTGATGATATGAAAGCCTATGCCCTAAACCACCTCAAACCCATGTACTACGCCAGCGAAAAAGGCGAAGTATTTATGCGTTTAAATCAATTCTTAATGCAATTTAATGCAGACGTAACAAGAGCCATAACAAAAGCCATAGATACAGTATCAAGCAACCCTCGTCATAACGAAGAAGAAGAGATCTAA
- a CDS encoding DUF402 domain-containing protein, with amino-acid sequence MKRKYGDARNLSKITKKRVYLKHFNNTDFKGHISLICVDNITEPINVNIINKQMCLVNNGYYWLLQYPKNENYCLMSMYNDKKQIIQWYIDIHSGYEIGPDNVPNYNDLYLDIAILNSGEILLLDEDELAEALESGDINEELYNLANNEAHKIMQDIINKKFSIVNTTAKYLEIMLEEVEK; translated from the coding sequence ATGAAAAGAAAATACGGAGATGCCCGAAATCTTAGTAAAATTACAAAAAAACGTGTTTACCTAAAACACTTTAATAATACCGATTTTAAAGGGCATATTTCTTTAATTTGTGTAGATAACATAACCGAGCCAATAAACGTTAATATTATTAATAAACAAATGTGTTTAGTTAATAACGGTTATTACTGGCTTTTACAATACCCTAAAAATGAAAACTACTGTTTAATGAGCATGTATAATGATAAAAAACAAATTATTCAATGGTACATAGATATTCATAGTGGCTATGAAATTGGCCCAGATAATGTGCCTAATTACAATGATTTATATCTAGATATAGCTATTTTAAACTCTGGCGAAATTTTATTATTAGATGAAGATGAACTAGCAGAGGCGTTAGAGAGTGGAGATATTAATGAGGAATTATATAATTTAGCTAATAACGAAGCTCATAAAATCATGCAAGATATTATAAATAAAAAGTTCAGTATTGTTAATACCACAGCCAAGTATTTAGAAATCATGCTTGAGGAAGTTGAGAAGTAA
- a CDS encoding DUF402 domain-containing protein, translating to MKRRYADYRETAIAKKRTMLTYMQKPEFTGWAYLLCIDEIASPMIDDNIGIKMCIADNGYVYIRYFPDNENYCIMAIFNEKHQAVEWYIDITTGTQFTEDGLPFYDDIYLDIEVLPSGEIFYLDEDELEDALNTGDITQNQYNKAIKDGQSLLTKIVNNEYQLLAKSQEHLVELLQEVNNSL from the coding sequence ATGAAACGTAGATATGCAGATTATAGAGAAACTGCAATTGCTAAAAAACGAACTATGCTTACTTATATGCAAAAGCCAGAGTTTACCGGCTGGGCTTATCTATTATGTATAGATGAAATAGCTAGCCCCATGATTGATGATAATATTGGCATAAAAATGTGTATTGCAGATAATGGCTATGTATATATTCGCTACTTTCCGGATAACGAAAACTACTGTATAATGGCTATTTTTAATGAAAAACACCAAGCTGTAGAGTGGTATATTGACATAACAACAGGTACCCAATTTACAGAAGATGGTCTGCCATTTTACGATGATATATACCTAGACATAGAGGTTTTACCAAGCGGAGAAATCTTTTATTTAGATGAAGATGAGTTAGAAGATGCCCTAAACACAGGTGATATAACCCAAAACCAATATAACAAAGCTATAAAAGATGGTCAGAGTTTGTTAACTAAAATAGTTAACAATGAATATCAGCTACTAGCAAAAAGCCAAGAACATTTAGTGGAGTTGTTACAAGAAGTTAATAACAGCTTGTAA
- a CDS encoding LacI family DNA-binding transcriptional regulator, which produces MAITIKDIARMAGVSTTTVSKIINKKDNNISQKTRDKVMSFINEYNYIPSNIARSMVTKRSNTIGLIIPDVCNPFLPELARGVEDEAGREAYSVFFCNTDESLAKEIASVQALNEKMVEGIVIVPAIIRDNEQELKLTTKIPMVTIDREANYSNIVGRVITDNYTGSYEAVQYLIAKNHKKIAFISGPINIMPSVERKRGYLTACRDAGLEASDSDIYIGQFDPAWGEQAIDMLNRDYTAFFCGNDLIAAGVIKGLAKKGIKVPNQVSVIGFDDITLASYLHPELTTVRQESYEIGRQSAKILFDSIKNKDTNIKDLTLKAKLIIRNSTN; this is translated from the coding sequence ATGGCAATTACTATTAAAGATATTGCACGTATGGCTGGAGTTTCCACAACTACTGTCTCTAAAATTATCAATAAAAAAGATAACAATATTAGCCAAAAAACTCGTGATAAAGTTATGAGTTTTATTAATGAATACAATTATATACCTAGTAATATTGCCCGCAGCATGGTTACCAAACGCTCAAATACCATTGGTTTAATTATTCCCGATGTCTGCAACCCCTTTTTACCAGAGTTGGCTCGGGGTGTTGAGGATGAGGCTGGCAGAGAGGCTTATAGTGTGTTTTTTTGTAATACCGATGAAAGCTTAGCCAAAGAAATAGCTAGTGTACAAGCCTTAAACGAAAAAATGGTGGAGGGAATTGTTATTGTACCTGCTATTATTCGAGATAATGAACAAGAGCTTAAGCTTACTACCAAAATTCCTATGGTAACAATAGATCGTGAGGCCAATTACTCTAACATAGTGGGCAGGGTTATTACCGATAACTACACTGGCTCGTATGAAGCAGTACAATACTTAATAGCTAAAAATCATAAAAAGATTGCCTTTATCTCAGGCCCAATAAACATTATGCCTTCTGTTGAACGAAAAAGAGGCTACTTAACAGCCTGTAGAGATGCTGGCTTAGAAGCCTCAGATAGCGATATTTATATTGGTCAATTCGACCCTGCTTGGGGAGAACAGGCTATTGATATGTTAAATAGAGATTATACGGCATTTTTTTGTGGTAACGATTTAATAGCAGCTGGGGTTATAAAAGGCTTAGCCAAAAAAGGTATAAAGGTTCCAAATCAAGTCTCGGTTATTGGTTTTGATGACATTACCTTAGCTAGCTACTTACACCCAGAGTTAACAACCGTACGGCAAGAGTCCTATGAAATTGGTAGGCAATCTGCCAAAATACTTTTTGATTCAATAAAAAACAAAGATACAAATATCAAAGACTTAACCCTTAAAGCTAAACTAATTATACGAAATTCAACAAATTAA
- the rbsK gene encoding ribokinase, giving the protein MILVIGSINQDIVAKVNHLPKVGETILASSGEYFFGGKGANQAIACAKLGAECAFIGRVGADKFGQAYLNNFNQHNIDCQGVIVSKSSGTGLAFITVDEQAHNNIVVMQNANKEITINDVLAYEKLIDQCEFILLQLEIPLEAVKQIISLAYQKGKKIILNPAPCQKLNPELLSKLYVLTPNETEAYQIVNKALNTDTTNINNLVAVGQQILTQGVKNLIITIGSYGVLHFYQNEVYHYKGYLVNAEDTTGAGDTFNGALLYYLSQGYSFPEAITNAQAAAALCTLKLGAQTAMPTAQEVSEFVNKVGVSERMLIKR; this is encoded by the coding sequence GTGATACTTGTAATAGGAAGCATAAATCAAGATATAGTAGCAAAGGTTAATCACTTACCTAAGGTAGGTGAAACAATATTGGCGAGTAGTGGAGAATACTTTTTTGGTGGTAAAGGTGCAAATCAGGCCATTGCTTGTGCAAAGTTAGGGGCTGAGTGTGCCTTTATAGGAAGAGTTGGTGCAGATAAGTTTGGTCAAGCTTATCTAAATAACTTTAATCAACATAATATAGATTGCCAAGGGGTAATTGTTAGCAAAAGCTCAGGAACAGGGTTAGCTTTTATTACCGTAGATGAACAAGCCCATAACAATATAGTGGTTATGCAAAATGCTAATAAAGAGATTACTATTAATGATGTATTAGCTTATGAAAAGCTAATAGACCAATGTGAGTTTATTTTATTACAGCTAGAGATACCACTAGAGGCTGTAAAGCAGATTATTTCTTTGGCTTATCAAAAGGGTAAAAAAATAATCTTAAACCCCGCACCCTGCCAAAAACTAAACCCAGAGTTACTAAGTAAATTATATGTTCTTACACCTAATGAAACTGAGGCTTATCAAATAGTTAATAAAGCTTTAAATACTGATACGACCAATATTAATAACTTAGTAGCAGTTGGTCAGCAAATTTTAACACAGGGTGTGAAAAATTTAATCATTACAATTGGTAGTTATGGGGTATTGCATTTTTATCAAAATGAAGTTTATCACTATAAAGGTTATTTGGTTAATGCCGAGGATACCACAGGTGCCGGAGATACCTTTAATGGAGCATTACTGTATTATTTATCACAAGGATATTCTTTTCCAGAGGCCATTACAAACGCCCAAGCAGCGGCAGCGCTTTGCACCTTAAAATTAGGTGCCCAAACAGCAATGCCCACTGCCCAAGAGGTTAGTGAGTTTGTAAACAAAGTAGGGGTTTCTGAGAGAATGTTAATAAAAAGATAA
- a CDS encoding BMP family ABC transporter substrate-binding protein, with translation MKKTLVLALLLSVLVFTVAGCTPKAEAPENQLKVALLIAGTLGDKSFFDAANKGLELVKTELNADTKVFEMGTDSTKWEPYFLDVIDGDYDVIISGNSTTELMNRLAGEYPEERFINFDTSITEHPDNVYSMFYSTNQLSFMAGVCAALVTDSNMELANEESTIGFLGGMDLPGINDFLVGYIEGAKYINPEIKMYISYAGDFADPAKGKELATIQYNAGADVVFSAAGKTGLGVIEAAKDSNKYALGVDSDQAEMFKDTAPEKADHIITSAVKYLDKAILRAVKKHVEGTLAYGTHEEMGLKENGVGLAKNEYYNNLLTDEAKAKIEEVEKAVTNGEITISSAFGMTTQEVKDIRDSVKPVN, from the coding sequence ATGAAAAAGACTTTAGTATTAGCTTTATTGTTGTCTGTATTAGTCTTTACTGTTGCTGGTTGTACTCCAAAAGCAGAAGCACCCGAGAATCAACTAAAAGTAGCCCTTTTAATTGCCGGTACTTTAGGAGATAAGTCCTTTTTTGATGCGGCTAATAAGGGTTTAGAATTAGTTAAAACTGAGTTAAATGCTGACACCAAGGTTTTTGAAATGGGCACAGATTCTACAAAGTGGGAGCCATATTTCTTAGACGTAATTGATGGTGATTATGATGTTATCATTTCTGGTAACAGTACTACAGAATTAATGAATCGCTTAGCAGGTGAATATCCAGAAGAGCGCTTTATTAACTTTGATACATCAATTACTGAGCATCCTGATAATGTTTATTCAATGTTTTATAGCACCAATCAACTATCATTTATGGCAGGTGTATGTGCTGCATTAGTTACCGATTCTAACATGGAGTTAGCCAATGAAGAATCTACTATTGGATTTTTAGGTGGTATGGATTTACCTGGTATCAACGACTTTTTAGTTGGTTATATTGAGGGTGCAAAGTATATTAATCCTGAAATTAAAATGTATATCTCTTATGCAGGTGATTTTGCTGATCCTGCTAAAGGTAAAGAGTTAGCTACAATTCAATATAATGCTGGCGCAGATGTAGTATTTAGTGCAGCAGGTAAAACTGGACTAGGCGTTATTGAAGCCGCAAAAGATTCAAATAAATATGCCTTAGGTGTAGACTCAGATCAAGCCGAAATGTTTAAAGATACAGCCCCAGAAAAGGCTGACCATATTATAACCTCTGCTGTTAAATACTTAGACAAAGCTATTTTAAGAGCCGTTAAAAAGCATGTTGAAGGTACATTAGCTTATGGTACACATGAGGAAATGGGACTAAAAGAAAATGGTGTTGGTTTAGCTAAAAACGAATACTACAATAACCTTTTAACAGATGAAGCAAAAGCTAAAATTGAAGAGGTTGAAAAGGCTGTTACCAATGGTGAAATTACCATTAGCTCTGCCTTTGGTATGACAACACAGGAAGTAAAAGATATTAGAGATTCAGTTAAGCCAGTAAATTAA
- a CDS encoding ABC transporter ATP-binding protein — MSEYILQLKNVTKVYGNGVVANKDVNFALKKGEIHAVVGENGAGKSTLMKILFGMEQPNGGEILLNGQKTVINDSNKAIELGIGMVHQHFMLVPSFTVSENLLLGLEPNKGLFIDLAKSKQISLDLAKKYNFKIDPDLKAEDLTVGMKQKVEILKVLLRGAKIIILDEPTAVLTPQETVELFVQLKKLKEEGHTIIFISHKLKEVKEISDRVTIIRKGQTKGTFKISEVSERKISNLMVGRDVVLSYDKPSQKTGDVKLRVNNLSFVSNDNKQILKDISFSVKAGQILGIAGVEGNGQTELINMITRNKAIQSGKVFVNDELINNLDIISLRNKGFSYIPEDRMSLGIAGSASIEENIITNRILANKMAKKVLLKGKQMAAVSNSLIEQYSVLCSSKNQAVNSLSGGNIQKVVVARECSINPQVLIAEQPTRGVDVGSIEFIHHKLLEMRKNNTAILLVSADLNEVMELSDQIIVMYEGEIVAYFEDSKSLTEEKLGMAMLGIERHTPELIRRAYHD, encoded by the coding sequence ATGAGTGAATATATATTACAATTAAAAAATGTTACTAAGGTTTATGGAAATGGTGTAGTAGCCAATAAAGATGTAAATTTTGCTTTAAAAAAAGGCGAAATACACGCCGTAGTTGGTGAAAACGGAGCAGGAAAATCTACTCTCATGAAAATTCTATTTGGTATGGAACAGCCAAACGGTGGAGAGATTTTATTAAACGGTCAAAAAACTGTGATAAATGATAGCAATAAAGCCATAGAGTTAGGCATAGGTATGGTTCATCAACACTTTATGTTAGTGCCTTCGTTTACTGTAAGTGAAAATCTTTTGTTAGGATTAGAGCCTAACAAAGGCCTCTTTATTGACCTAGCAAAATCCAAACAAATAAGCCTTGATTTAGCTAAGAAGTATAACTTTAAAATCGACCCCGATCTTAAAGCAGAGGACTTAACTGTTGGAATGAAACAAAAGGTTGAGATACTAAAGGTGTTATTGAGGGGTGCAAAAATAATTATTTTAGATGAGCCCACAGCTGTGTTAACTCCCCAAGAAACAGTGGAGTTATTTGTGCAGTTAAAAAAGCTCAAAGAAGAGGGACATACCATAATTTTTATCTCTCATAAACTAAAAGAGGTTAAAGAGATAAGCGATAGAGTAACAATAATTCGTAAAGGGCAAACAAAAGGTACCTTTAAGATAAGTGAGGTAAGCGAGCGTAAAATCTCTAACCTAATGGTGGGTAGAGATGTAGTGTTATCTTACGATAAACCCTCTCAAAAAACAGGAGATGTAAAATTACGAGTCAACAATTTAAGCTTTGTTTCTAATGATAATAAGCAGATATTAAAAGACATTAGTTTTTCTGTAAAGGCTGGTCAAATCCTAGGTATTGCAGGAGTAGAAGGCAATGGACAAACTGAGCTAATTAACATGATTACCAGAAATAAAGCTATTCAAAGTGGAAAAGTATTTGTTAATGATGAACTAATTAACAATTTAGATATAATTTCTTTAAGAAACAAAGGCTTCTCGTATATACCCGAAGACCGTATGTCATTGGGTATAGCTGGCAGCGCTTCAATAGAAGAGAATATAATTACAAATAGAATTTTAGCCAATAAAATGGCAAAAAAAGTGTTGTTAAAGGGTAAACAAATGGCAGCTGTTTCTAACTCTTTAATAGAGCAGTATTCGGTATTATGCAGTTCTAAAAACCAAGCTGTTAATAGCCTTTCGGGTGGTAATATTCAAAAGGTAGTGGTAGCCAGAGAGTGTTCTATAAACCCTCAGGTATTAATAGCAGAGCAGCCAACCCGTGGAGTAGATGTAGGCTCTATTGAGTTTATTCATCATAAGCTATTAGAAATGCGTAAAAACAATACGGCAATTTTATTAGTTTCAGCCGATTTAAACGAAGTTATGGAGCTTAGTGATCAAATAATTGTGATGTACGAAGGAGAAATTGTGGCCTATTTTGAAGACAGCAAAAGCCTCACCGAAGAGAAACTAGGAATGGCTATGTTAGGTATAGAAAGGCATACGCCAGAATTAATAAGGAGAGCATACCATGATTAG
- a CDS encoding ABC transporter permease: protein MISERRYQLIRTLLAIAIALLIAFAIILFVSDDPLATIRAFIIGPLTNKRYIGNVIEAAIPLAFAGLATSILFQTNLFNLGSEGLFYISGLVATIVVLKLPLTGFLLPTVAIIAAALLSMLLGVIPGFLKAKWNANVLVTSLMFNSIYFGIGLYILNYYFRDASQVAIVSSKFPLSARLAKVVPGTRIHAGIFILIAVTILVYLFLYKTKWGYALRMTGINQKFANYSGVKTFRVIIYAHLLAGLIAGIGGSVEVLGMYTRFRWTALPGLGFDGALVAMLGKNKPFGSVGAALFLAYIRIGADLMARLTNVPAEMVAIIQAVIILLISAERFLFYWRHKMLLKEAK, encoded by the coding sequence ATGATTAGCGAGCGAAGATATCAATTAATAAGAACCTTGCTGGCTATTGCTATAGCCTTGCTTATTGCTTTTGCAATTATCCTTTTTGTTTCCGACGACCCTTTAGCTACAATTAGGGCTTTTATTATAGGCCCTTTAACCAATAAACGATATATTGGCAATGTTATAGAGGCGGCAATACCATTGGCCTTTGCGGGCTTAGCTACCTCAATTTTGTTTCAAACAAACCTCTTTAACCTTGGCTCAGAGGGCTTGTTTTACATTAGTGGTTTAGTTGCTACTATAGTGGTATTAAAGCTACCTCTTACAGGATTTTTACTGCCCACAGTTGCTATTATTGCTGCTGCTTTGCTCTCGATGTTATTGGGTGTAATACCTGGGTTTTTAAAGGCGAAGTGGAATGCCAATGTTTTGGTTACCTCACTGATGTTTAATAGCATATATTTTGGTATTGGTTTATATATTCTTAATTACTATTTTAGAGATGCTTCACAGGTTGCTATAGTGTCTTCTAAGTTTCCGTTATCTGCTAGGTTAGCAAAAGTAGTACCGGGTACCCGTATTCATGCAGGTATATTTATATTAATAGCTGTAACTATTTTAGTGTATTTATTTCTTTATAAAACAAAATGGGGTTATGCCCTAAGAATGACAGGTATCAACCAAAAGTTTGCCAACTATTCGGGTGTTAAAACATTTAGAGTAATTATTTATGCTCATTTGTTGGCTGGTTTAATTGCTGGCATAGGTGGCTCAGTAGAGGTATTAGGAATGTATACTCGTTTTAGATGGACAGCCTTACCAGGGCTGGGTTTCGACGGTGCTTTGGTAGCTATGTTAGGCAAAAATAAACCCTTTGGCTCTGTGGGGGCAGCCCTATTTTTAGCCTATATTCGCATAGGAGCAGACCTCATGGCTCGTTTAACTAATGTGCCAGCGGAAATGGTAGCTATTATTCAGGCGGTAATTATTTTATTAATATCAGCAGAAAGATTTTTATTCTACTGGCGCCATAAAATGCTCTTAAAGGAGGCTAAGTAG
- a CDS encoding ABC transporter permease, translating to MKTLFTIIFSTSFIYTIIRVTTPILLAALGALISDRAGIANIGLEGIMLMAALAGVIFSAYFSSALIGFIFALLTGVFMAFILAYFTLKLKTQVILGGIALNLLASGGSVFILYLVTGDKGTSAALASKVLPNIDIPLLKDIPILGAILSGHHLITYLAILSAIALYLMLNRTALGRKVRAVGENYHAAESVGINVRKIQYLALLLSGLFAGMGGAFLSMGYVSIFTANMSAGRGWIALAAEAMGRGTIIGTTLSSLLFGFAKAISNALQVINLPNELVYTVPYLATVLGLTFYSIKASRKKNIKKK from the coding sequence ATGAAAACCCTATTTACTATTATCTTTTCAACTAGCTTTATATACACCATTATTAGGGTAACAACACCCATCTTATTGGCTGCTTTAGGTGCCCTAATATCCGATAGAGCGGGTATTGCTAATATTGGTTTAGAGGGCATTATGCTCATGGCGGCTTTAGCAGGAGTAATTTTTAGTGCTTATTTTAGTAGTGCGTTAATTGGCTTTATTTTTGCTTTGTTAACCGGAGTATTTATGGCATTTATTTTGGCCTATTTTACCTTAAAGTTAAAAACCCAAGTAATCCTAGGTGGTATAGCTCTAAACCTATTAGCTAGTGGTGGATCGGTATTTATTTTGTATTTAGTAACTGGAGATAAAGGAACATCAGCAGCCTTAGCATCTAAGGTATTGCCTAATATTGATATCCCTTTATTAAAAGATATACCTATCCTAGGAGCAATACTTTCGGGACATCATTTAATAACCTATTTAGCAATTTTATCAGCAATAGCATTGTATTTAATGCTTAATAGAACTGCACTTGGTCGTAAAGTACGGGCTGTTGGTGAAAACTATCATGCAGCCGAATCTGTGGGTATAAACGTACGTAAAATTCAGTACCTAGCATTACTGCTAAGTGGTTTATTTGCTGGCATGGGTGGGGCATTTTTATCTATGGGATATGTCTCAATTTTTACAGCCAATATGTCGGCAGGCAGGGGTTGGATAGCCCTTGCGGCAGAGGCAATGGGTAGGGGAACTATTATCGGAACCACCCTTTCATCACTACTATTTGGTTTTGCTAAGGCTATATCTAATGCCCTACAGGTTATTAACTTACCTAACGAGTTAGTATACACAGTTCCCTACTTGGCAACTGTATTGGGTTTGACTTTTTACTCTATTAAAGCAAGCCGCAAAAAAAATATAAAAAAGAAGTAA